Proteins from one Robertmurraya sp. FSL R5-0851 genomic window:
- a CDS encoding reverse transcriptase domain-containing protein, which yields MLSPLLSNVVLNDLDKWVADQWDTFNTEHKYAGNDVKIRELRRKTKLKEGYIVRYADDFKVMTRDHKTAWKWFHAIKGYLKDRLKLDISPEKSKVINLRKQSSEFLGFKIKAVPKGKKYVANSNVSDKKKIQIKETLKERIKRIQKQPTPENVRIYNATVLGVHQFFKYATHVVHDFKDIEYRLLRTLKSRLSKVAKYGFPNNLKSKSTYLRFYSGKRKTHKIGDNDYLFPIGEIRTTSNFNFTQSLNPYDMSDHFSWDIEIIKLMKSQIPSRSVEYMDNRLSVYSMQKGLCAITKKPLKAEDVHCHHKLPIYLGGTNEFNNLVVIHKDVHRLIHATNTDTIQKYLRVLMLNFTELKKLNQLRSLCKLEKVVAV from the coding sequence ATTCTCTCACCTCTTTTATCGAACGTTGTATTAAATGACCTAGATAAATGGGTGGCCGACCAATGGGATACTTTCAACACTGAGCACAAATATGCTGGTAATGATGTAAAAATCCGTGAACTAAGAAGAAAGACCAAGCTCAAAGAAGGTTACATCGTACGATACGCTGATGATTTTAAAGTTATGACTCGAGACCATAAGACAGCATGGAAATGGTTTCATGCCATTAAAGGCTATCTTAAGGATCGACTCAAACTTGATATTTCACCAGAAAAATCTAAAGTGATAAATCTTCGTAAACAGAGCTCTGAATTTCTTGGTTTCAAAATAAAGGCTGTACCAAAAGGAAAGAAATATGTTGCAAACAGTAATGTGTCTGATAAGAAAAAGATTCAAATCAAAGAAACCCTTAAAGAACGAATAAAAAGGATACAAAAACAACCTACTCCCGAAAATGTGAGGATATACAATGCAACTGTATTAGGCGTACATCAATTCTTTAAGTATGCCACACACGTTGTTCACGATTTCAAGGATATAGAATATCGGCTCTTAAGAACTCTTAAATCTCGGTTATCGAAAGTAGCTAAATATGGATTTCCAAACAACTTAAAAAGTAAGTCAACTTACCTTAGGTTTTACAGTGGAAAGAGAAAGACACACAAGATAGGGGACAATGATTATCTTTTCCCTATCGGCGAAATTAGGACAACATCTAATTTCAACTTTACTCAATCCCTTAATCCATATGATATGTCAGACCATTTTTCTTGGGATATAGAAATCATTAAACTAATGAAATCTCAAATCCCAAGTCGCTCGGTAGAATACATGGATAACAGACTATCAGTCTATTCCATGCAAAAAGGATTGTGTGCAATTACTAAAAAGCCCTTAAAAGCTGAAGACGTACATTGTCACCACAAACTACCAATCTACTTGGGGGGAACGAATGAATTCAATAACCTTGTTGTAATACACAAGGATGTTCACAGACTCATCCACGCTACTAATACCGATACCATACAAAAATATTTGAGAGTCCTAATGCTTAACTTCACTGAATTAAAGAAGTTAAACCAACTAAGAAGCCTTTGTAAACTTGAAAAAGTAGTTGCTGTGTAG
- a CDS encoding DEAD/DEAH box helicase — MGSIAAVSKKVIGGTGTLFGGKAEDVYYTLWRLFPHLMVENGFAYTEVRKWNENFGNIETTIYGSDDTGEYSNKQSRGGVTRKTEKVMPGISPYVFSKFLVQNSVLVRLVDVWPDPVELVNVPTILVDLEEELKPHYRNMVNTFEHAINSRDDGYKLYMPLTQNGIAYPDNPFSFPAFSIKTESGHRDLIWEPEKFPAEHLLNKEKKLQEIIKGELDEGRKSIVYVRDTGSSVEGRDVRPRLKIVLEQLGAKVCILDTSTVKTNKRSEWLKQKIEKEGYDVCIVSQALVEVGLDLLCTPTLIFYQFSWSLFTINQASRRAWRIGQTEECRLYYLAYKDTYQETMAMLIAQKNKAAGAINGEASSDGLNAMLGSDDADLQTMLIESIKKGKVLKGSTEEWTAEASDRAREILAGIGKKKQKVLTPKEQYVAWVNQHIETDSSKNVLIRKSSTIISHIEQGKINGFSFVNGVLEVDLIEAFGFDCIQDGEMVAYLTDYERKVVATEEQISLFEVKAEDKIKTKKRKAPVTGQLAFELF, encoded by the coding sequence TTGGGCAGTATCGCTGCTGTTTCTAAGAAAGTAATTGGCGGAACAGGGACGCTCTTCGGTGGTAAAGCAGAAGATGTCTATTACACTCTTTGGAGATTATTCCCTCACCTTATGGTTGAGAATGGATTCGCGTACACTGAGGTAAGAAAATGGAATGAAAATTTTGGGAATATCGAGACGACTATTTATGGTTCTGATGATACTGGTGAATACAGCAACAAGCAGTCTAGAGGTGGTGTGACAAGAAAAACAGAGAAAGTTATGCCAGGGATTTCCCCTTATGTTTTCTCTAAGTTTCTTGTACAAAACTCTGTACTTGTAAGACTAGTAGATGTATGGCCAGATCCGGTGGAACTCGTGAATGTCCCTACTATTCTTGTAGATTTGGAAGAAGAATTAAAACCTCACTACAGAAACATGGTCAATACATTCGAGCATGCCATTAATAGTCGAGATGATGGTTATAAGCTATACATGCCTCTTACTCAAAACGGCATTGCCTATCCTGATAATCCTTTTTCTTTCCCAGCTTTCTCGATTAAAACTGAATCTGGTCACAGAGATTTAATTTGGGAACCAGAGAAGTTTCCTGCAGAACACCTCTTAAATAAAGAGAAAAAGCTTCAGGAAATCATCAAAGGAGAACTGGATGAAGGAAGAAAGAGCATTGTTTATGTAAGGGATACTGGTTCGAGTGTAGAAGGTAGAGATGTGCGTCCACGATTAAAAATAGTTCTAGAGCAACTTGGTGCGAAGGTTTGTATCCTAGATACATCTACGGTTAAAACCAATAAGCGCAGTGAATGGTTGAAACAGAAAATTGAGAAAGAAGGATACGATGTTTGTATCGTTTCACAGGCACTTGTCGAGGTTGGTCTAGACTTGCTTTGTACTCCTACACTCATTTTCTATCAATTCAGCTGGTCTCTCTTTACGATCAACCAAGCAAGTAGAAGAGCATGGCGTATCGGTCAAACCGAAGAATGCAGACTCTACTATTTGGCTTATAAAGATACGTATCAAGAAACCATGGCTATGCTTATTGCTCAAAAGAATAAGGCAGCGGGTGCAATTAACGGAGAGGCTTCTTCAGATGGTCTTAACGCAATGTTAGGTTCAGATGATGCAGATCTTCAAACAATGTTAATTGAATCTATAAAAAAAGGGAAAGTCCTTAAGGGAAGTACAGAAGAATGGACAGCGGAAGCTTCCGATCGAGCAAGAGAAATTCTAGCAGGAATCGGCAAGAAGAAGCAGAAAGTGCTAACACCTAAAGAACAATATGTTGCTTGGGTGAATCAACACATTGAAACGGATTCTTCTAAAAACGTACTTATTCGCAAATCATCAACCATTATAAGTCATATTGAACAAGGGAAGATTAATGGGTTTAGCTTCGTAAACGGAGTGTTAGAAGTAGATCTCATTGAAGCCTTTGGATTTGATTGTATTCAAGACGGTGAAATGGTTGCTTATTTAACAGATTATGAGAGAAAGGTAGTAGCTACTGAAGAACAAATTTCATTGTTTGAAGTTAAGGCAGAAGACAAAATAAAAACTAAAAAACGCAAAGCTCCAGTTACAGGACAATTAGCGTTTGAACTATTTTAG